A window from Trinickia violacea encodes these proteins:
- a CDS encoding 4Fe-4S dicluster domain-containing protein, with the protein MERANGASSMSGWALIIDVSLCINCRNCVIATKDEYAGNTFPGYSAPQPPEGLETIRVERHVRGEGSLVDVTYIPQACNHCDNAPCVKAAPDGAIYKRPDGVVMIDPVKSRGRRDLVKACPYGMIEWNEQEQVPQNWNFDAHLLDAGWKEPRCAQACPTKAIRALKAEPEQLQDMVEKEHLSVIHPEFCTKPRVFYRNLDDALSHLVAGNVCEDMGDGRLRNLEGVEVVLYDSAAVGERTTTTDHFGDFRFSGVTAQSSRIELRVRKDGTEKVIASRERTGSVNLGTLLV; encoded by the coding sequence ATGGAACGCGCCAATGGAGCAAGCAGCATGAGCGGCTGGGCATTGATCATCGACGTTTCGCTCTGCATCAATTGCAGAAACTGCGTCATCGCGACCAAGGACGAGTACGCCGGCAACACCTTCCCAGGCTATTCGGCGCCTCAACCTCCGGAGGGCCTCGAGACGATCCGGGTCGAGCGCCACGTTCGCGGAGAAGGCTCGCTCGTCGACGTCACCTATATCCCGCAAGCGTGCAATCACTGCGACAACGCGCCTTGCGTCAAGGCGGCGCCGGACGGGGCCATCTACAAGCGTCCCGACGGGGTCGTCATGATCGACCCGGTCAAGTCGCGCGGCCGGCGCGATCTCGTCAAGGCGTGTCCCTACGGAATGATCGAATGGAACGAACAGGAACAGGTGCCGCAGAACTGGAACTTCGATGCCCACCTGCTCGACGCCGGCTGGAAAGAGCCGCGCTGCGCGCAAGCCTGCCCGACCAAAGCGATACGCGCGCTGAAGGCGGAGCCGGAACAATTGCAGGACATGGTCGAAAAGGAGCACTTGTCGGTCATCCATCCGGAGTTCTGCACCAAGCCGCGCGTGTTCTACAGAAATCTCGACGATGCGCTGAGCCACCTGGTGGCGGGCAACGTCTGCGAAGACATGGGCGATGGCCGGCTGCGTAATCTCGAGGGGGTTGAAGTCGTCCTGTACGACTCCGCGGCCGTTGGCGAACGCACGACGACGACCGATCATTTCGGCGACTTCCGGTTCTCCGGCGTCACCGCGCAGTCTTCGAGAATCGAGTTGCGGGTGCGCAAGGATGGGACCGAGAAAGTCATCGCTTCGAGAGAGCGCACCGGAAGCGTCAATCTCGGCACGTTGCTGGTTTGA
- a CDS encoding porin translates to MKRLILATTMVALGSCLGTCNAYAQSSVTLYGRIASGIDYITNVATPNGGSAHNLRFGSNQYGYSWFGLQGNEDLGGGLHAVFKLESLFTSGTGQIPPNTIWTRDAYVGLSHDDYGSIWFGRAMSLTDETGWYIDPFGEQATGIGNFAYGRAYGPRPNVVTYNSPKWAGFSFRVQNGFGGTAGNFQAGRQFSTSFAYTLASFSAYGVYEEIRDANGKFSDLYNSSREYMIGGTYQTGGLKFYTGYQLLASGAETVTTSFNPYGATRSQQEWLGASYQATPALAFQAGWFHGTVNHGGGTGNLGVLGTTYNLSKRTFVYLTVGAMFNGTNAAFPVETGDSPPLTGHNQQGGYFGVMHYF, encoded by the coding sequence ATGAAAAGGCTAATCTTAGCCACGACAATGGTGGCTTTAGGGTCATGTTTAGGTACGTGCAATGCGTACGCCCAAAGCAGCGTGACACTGTATGGACGCATCGCTTCAGGCATTGATTACATTACCAACGTCGCGACGCCAAACGGCGGCTCGGCGCACAACCTTCGATTCGGCAGCAACCAGTACGGATACAGCTGGTTCGGCCTGCAAGGCAACGAAGACCTCGGAGGCGGTCTGCACGCTGTCTTCAAACTCGAAAGCCTGTTTACTTCCGGAACAGGTCAGATTCCGCCCAACACGATATGGACACGTGACGCCTACGTGGGCCTGTCGCACGATGACTACGGAAGCATCTGGTTCGGCCGCGCCATGAGCCTGACTGACGAAACCGGCTGGTACATCGACCCTTTCGGAGAGCAGGCGACGGGTATCGGCAACTTTGCCTACGGGCGCGCGTACGGTCCCCGCCCCAACGTGGTCACCTATAACTCGCCGAAGTGGGCCGGCTTTTCGTTCCGCGTGCAGAACGGATTCGGCGGCACGGCGGGAAACTTCCAGGCCGGACGCCAGTTCAGCACGAGTTTCGCCTATACGCTTGCCAGCTTCAGCGCATACGGCGTTTATGAGGAAATCCGCGACGCGAACGGGAAGTTTTCCGATCTTTACAACTCGTCACGCGAATACATGATCGGCGGAACCTACCAAACGGGCGGGCTCAAGTTCTATACCGGCTATCAGCTGCTGGCCTCGGGAGCGGAGACGGTCACCACGTCCTTTAACCCTTACGGCGCCACACGCAGCCAGCAAGAGTGGCTCGGCGCTTCCTATCAGGCCACCCCCGCCCTCGCCTTCCAGGCGGGATGGTTCCACGGCACGGTCAATCACGGCGGCGGAACCGGCAACCTGGGCGTCCTCGGCACCACCTACAACCTGTCGAAGCGGACCTTCGTGTACCTGACGGTCGGAGCGATGTTCAACGGCACGAATGCGGCGTTCCCGGTCGAGACAGGCGATTCGCCGCCGCTGACTGGCCATAATCAACAAGGGGGCTATTTCGGCGTCATGCATTATTTCTAA
- a CDS encoding ABC transporter permease, whose amino-acid sequence MAPDNVPSSSSKPRSVRVPAIGEFGWIWVGLVLLFVISLAVAPGTLSRGSILAMLPFAGILAIVATGQTLVIQQRGLDMSAIGMVSLAGVVMARTGFAFDSLGLAVVFTVGVCAIVGVINGTLVSRLAITPLVATLAVNALLVGSVRSLTGSVPVNVPTIMQTISHAQLIGLPANVLIAFAFVVTAWVITRKTAVGRQFVAVGVNPRAAEAAGVRVLWYRIGAYVASAVCFSAAGMLLAGFIGSASQTSGNDYLLPAIAAVVVGGTPFTGGKGSVIASAVAALFMAQLGQLVLALGAGDSVQLLVQACAILLATLIRHLPTALRTFRRFKQ is encoded by the coding sequence GTGGCACCGGACAACGTGCCGTCATCGTCCTCGAAGCCGAGGTCCGTCAGAGTTCCCGCCATCGGCGAGTTCGGATGGATCTGGGTTGGACTGGTACTGCTCTTCGTCATCAGTCTGGCCGTCGCGCCGGGCACCCTGAGCCGCGGCTCCATTCTTGCGATGCTGCCGTTCGCGGGCATCCTGGCCATTGTCGCGACGGGCCAGACCCTCGTCATCCAGCAACGGGGACTGGATATGTCGGCGATCGGCATGGTGTCGCTGGCGGGCGTGGTGATGGCCCGAACCGGCTTTGCGTTCGACTCGCTTGGCCTTGCCGTCGTGTTCACGGTCGGCGTCTGCGCCATTGTCGGCGTCATCAACGGAACGCTGGTGTCCCGGCTGGCCATTACACCGCTAGTGGCGACGCTGGCAGTCAACGCGCTGCTCGTCGGCAGTGTTCGCTCGTTGACGGGAAGCGTCCCCGTCAATGTTCCGACCATCATGCAAACGATCTCGCATGCGCAATTGATTGGCTTGCCCGCCAACGTGCTGATCGCGTTCGCTTTCGTCGTGACGGCGTGGGTCATCACCCGCAAGACCGCGGTCGGGCGCCAATTCGTCGCCGTGGGCGTCAATCCGCGTGCGGCTGAAGCGGCGGGGGTGCGCGTGCTGTGGTACCGGATCGGCGCTTACGTCGCGTCCGCCGTGTGCTTTTCCGCGGCCGGAATGCTCTTGGCCGGATTCATCGGCAGCGCGTCACAGACGTCCGGCAACGACTACCTGCTTCCCGCCATCGCGGCGGTCGTCGTCGGCGGCACGCCGTTCACCGGCGGCAAAGGCAGCGTCATCGCCAGCGCCGTCGCGGCGCTGTTCATGGCGCAACTCGGGCAGCTCGTCCTGGCGCTCGGCGCGGGCGACTCGGTTCAGCTGCTCGTGCAGGCATGCGCCATTTTGCTTGCGACGCTGATTCGTCATCTGCCGACGGCCCTGCGGACCTTTCGCAGGTTCAAGCAGTAG
- a CDS encoding molybdopterin-dependent oxidoreductase, translating to MQRQILVLILWLMPAVLRIAARKFPSVRQHLGTGRWVIQLRLRDNSLARQLHFKDGTVTGSWGPCAAPDAELVFMDAATARRMLAPTTDHAFLIDALKNFKITQGGSDQALVWFGQLVNTMKTASWRKGTPMKDGTTRFVTLTNGGPVFVFVKDGKIIRTTPIDLVDEDGPSWTITARGRRFSPARRGTVSPHALSLKSLVYSDKRILYPMKRVDFDPKGERNIQNRGISGYERISWDEALDIVAGEIRRMKQEHGPGAIAMATGAHHQWGNINYYLSAMQRFGNLIGYTRIEMSPISWEGWYWGAMHHYGNSLRLGTPSFYGTTEDCLEHAEVIVFWSSDPESTNGVYAGFEGTERRLWAKQLGIEFVHIDPYLTQSAQFLGGKWLPIRPGTDSAFAIAIMHEWMVNETYDKAYVASRTTGFDEWRAYVLGEEDGVPKTPEWQEAETGIAAKDVRSLATLWASKKTYLAAGGLGAGFGGACRTETGAQWARNVVMMMAMQGWGKPGINFGNLQIGAPQDLNFYFPGYAEGGISGDLNYTASAAHNYCRMPHIITINPVKQSIPRQRFAEAITQGAADGYLWEGFSVEGQFAHYAYPRPGYSKVHMLYRYGSSSFGTVPGSNRLVDAYRHPSLEFVVNQSIWMENEAQFADVILPACTALERDDISEWANCGGYIQHAQSQLNHRMMIMQHKCIEPLGESKSDYQIFLDIMLRLGYGGMYSEGGGSELTWCERMFNSTDLPKQTTWKTFLKKGYHVVPPPADNDKPPVDMRWFAEGRPKDLPEANPLPGVYSTAFGEGLPTQSGKFEFVPSSLRRIEAIDPARPAVNRYINRDSGVKQPFPLQLVTNHPVYSFHTQADGKNSHVNTIDEHRMNVGGYRYWVLRMSPKDADARGVRRGDLVRVYNAQASVICAVDVSLLVKEGVARGNESCAELDLIQTSVGVVDRGGCLNLLTPGRKMSQTADGIMPNTCWVEVEKWNAPMEQAA from the coding sequence ATGCAGAGACAAATTCTCGTATTGATACTGTGGCTCATGCCGGCCGTCCTGCGTATCGCGGCACGCAAGTTTCCCAGCGTGCGCCAGCACCTCGGCACGGGGCGATGGGTCATCCAACTGCGGCTGAGGGACAACAGCCTCGCGCGGCAGCTTCATTTCAAGGACGGCACCGTAACCGGGAGTTGGGGGCCGTGCGCCGCGCCGGACGCGGAGCTCGTGTTCATGGACGCGGCAACCGCGCGCCGCATGCTCGCGCCGACCACCGATCACGCGTTCCTGATCGACGCGCTCAAGAACTTCAAGATCACGCAGGGCGGCAGCGACCAGGCGCTCGTCTGGTTCGGCCAGCTCGTCAATACGATGAAGACCGCCTCGTGGCGCAAGGGCACGCCGATGAAGGACGGGACGACGCGCTTCGTCACCCTCACCAACGGCGGCCCCGTGTTCGTGTTCGTCAAGGACGGCAAGATCATCCGGACCACGCCCATCGACCTCGTCGACGAAGACGGGCCGAGCTGGACCATCACTGCGCGCGGCCGCCGCTTTTCGCCGGCCCGGCGCGGGACGGTCAGCCCGCATGCGCTCTCGCTCAAGTCGCTGGTGTATTCGGACAAACGCATCCTCTACCCGATGAAGCGCGTCGATTTCGACCCCAAGGGCGAGCGCAATATCCAGAATCGCGGGATCTCCGGGTATGAACGGATCAGCTGGGACGAGGCGCTCGACATCGTCGCGGGCGAGATCCGCCGCATGAAGCAGGAGCATGGCCCCGGCGCGATCGCGATGGCGACGGGCGCGCACCATCAATGGGGCAACATCAACTACTACCTGAGCGCGATGCAGCGCTTCGGCAACCTGATCGGCTACACGCGCATCGAAATGAGCCCGATCAGCTGGGAAGGCTGGTACTGGGGCGCCATGCACCACTACGGCAACAGCCTTCGCCTCGGCACGCCGAGCTTTTACGGGACGACCGAGGATTGCCTCGAGCACGCCGAGGTGATCGTCTTCTGGTCGAGCGACCCCGAGTCGACCAACGGCGTCTATGCCGGCTTCGAAGGCACGGAGCGCCGCTTGTGGGCGAAGCAGCTCGGCATCGAGTTCGTCCATATCGACCCGTACCTGACGCAATCCGCCCAGTTTCTCGGCGGAAAATGGCTTCCGATCCGTCCCGGCACCGACTCCGCCTTTGCGATCGCCATCATGCACGAATGGATGGTGAACGAGACGTACGACAAGGCGTACGTCGCATCGCGGACGACGGGCTTCGACGAATGGCGCGCCTACGTGCTCGGCGAAGAAGATGGCGTGCCCAAGACGCCCGAGTGGCAGGAAGCCGAAACGGGCATTGCGGCGAAGGACGTCCGCAGCCTTGCCACGCTGTGGGCGTCGAAGAAGACCTACCTCGCGGCGGGCGGCCTGGGCGCGGGCTTCGGCGGCGCGTGCCGCACGGAAACCGGCGCGCAGTGGGCGCGCAACGTCGTGATGATGATGGCGATGCAGGGCTGGGGGAAGCCGGGCATCAATTTCGGCAACCTGCAGATCGGCGCGCCGCAGGACCTGAACTTCTACTTCCCCGGCTACGCCGAGGGCGGCATCTCCGGCGACCTGAACTACACGGCGAGCGCAGCGCACAACTACTGCCGCATGCCTCACATCATCACGATCAATCCGGTGAAGCAGTCGATTCCCCGCCAGCGGTTTGCGGAGGCGATCACGCAGGGCGCCGCGGACGGCTACCTGTGGGAGGGCTTCTCGGTAGAAGGACAATTCGCCCACTACGCCTACCCCCGGCCGGGCTATTCCAAGGTCCACATGCTGTACCGCTACGGCTCCTCGTCGTTCGGCACGGTCCCGGGGTCGAACCGGCTCGTCGACGCGTATCGCCACCCGTCGCTCGAATTCGTCGTCAACCAGTCGATCTGGATGGAGAACGAAGCGCAGTTTGCCGACGTCATCCTGCCGGCCTGCACGGCGCTCGAACGCGACGACATCTCCGAATGGGCCAACTGCGGCGGCTACATCCAGCACGCGCAGAGCCAGCTCAATCACCGGATGATGATCATGCAGCACAAGTGCATCGAGCCGCTCGGCGAATCGAAATCGGACTACCAGATCTTCCTCGACATCATGTTGCGGCTCGGCTACGGCGGCATGTACTCGGAAGGCGGCGGCTCGGAGCTGACCTGGTGCGAACGGATGTTCAACTCCACGGATCTGCCCAAGCAGACCACCTGGAAGACGTTCCTGAAAAAGGGCTATCACGTCGTGCCGCCGCCCGCGGACAACGACAAGCCGCCGGTCGACATGCGCTGGTTCGCCGAAGGCCGCCCCAAGGACCTGCCCGAGGCGAACCCGCTGCCGGGCGTGTACTCGACCGCGTTCGGCGAGGGGCTTCCCACGCAGTCGGGCAAGTTCGAGTTCGTGCCGTCGAGCCTGCGCCGTATCGAGGCCATCGATCCCGCACGGCCGGCGGTCAATCGGTACATCAACCGCGACAGCGGCGTGAAGCAGCCGTTTCCGCTGCAGCTCGTGACCAATCATCCGGTCTACAGCTTCCACACGCAGGCCGACGGCAAGAACAGCCACGTCAACACCATTGACGAGCACCGGATGAACGTCGGCGGATATCGGTACTGGGTCCTGCGCATGAGTCCCAAGGATGCCGACGCACGAGGCGTGCGGCGCGGCGATCTCGTGCGGGTCTACAACGCGCAGGCGTCGGTCATCTGCGCCGTGGACGTCTCCCTGCTCGTCAAGGAAGGCGTCGCGCGCGGCAACGAATCGTGTGCGGAACTCGACCTGATCCAGACCTCGGTCGGCGTGGTCGATCGCGGAGGGTGCCTGAACCTCCTCACTCCGGGGAGAAAAATGAGCCAGACCGCGGATGGGATCATGCCGAACACGTGCTGGGTGGAGGTGGAGAAATGGAACGCGCCAATGGAGCAAGCAGCATGA
- a CDS encoding ATP-binding cassette domain-containing protein yields MNQQHSLLQIDGVTKTFPGVRALDNVTFSVLAGEVHGLVGENGAGKSTLMAVASGALVAESGRVVIDGTQTQGDTEQARRLGLAIVRQEPALMPDLTVAENLYLGVPSEQRPSLMSTSEWAQQRLRQWSENVAIDANERVSSLTPEQRFIVEIVKALAAKPKVLVLDEPTEHLLAEDVERLFERIRGVTASGCSVVYISHRIREVQKIANRITVLRDGQGQGTYDAEGLSEQQIVELIVGGALDREFPAKAGNGSANTVLDVASLSGAGFTDVSVRIKKGEIVGLAGIDGNGQREFMSALAGLIRSRGTVSVNGNPVNLRDSQAAAASGIRLLPGDRHRAGIFGELSVRENFSIRSLPFDSLKGWINQRGETRRAREAVTDFAVKTPSVETPIRSLSGGNQQKVVLASVLASQPKVLLVDEPTQGVDIGARMEIYKVLRQAAAAGTAVIVVSSDALEVAGLCDRVLIFSRGHIVKELRDGAVSENNITSAVLTATTERVRGTASIPAFWKWASGDWAPLAMLALAICALGLYAAHMNEAYLSARNLSGMLALVATLAIVSYGQQALMLVGGIDLSVGPLMGLMVVIQSFFLNDGSALSHQLTGWAIACLVAIAVGLVNWVLVCPFRLHPMVATLATYMALQAISLILRPVPGGIIADSLLDTIGTQIGFVPVIAIGAAGLALVLEFALFKTRTGLVFRGVGSRLEAARMAGVRTQLTLLAAYVGCSLLAAVAAVPMMAQVGSGDPNAGINYTLASIAAVVIGGASLFGGRGSFVGSLLGALLIIQVNVVTSFLDIGDSWQSYLLGGMILVSVALYSKSREMAVAK; encoded by the coding sequence ATGAACCAACAGCATTCACTGCTGCAGATCGATGGGGTCACCAAGACGTTTCCCGGCGTGCGGGCACTCGATAATGTGACGTTCTCGGTGCTTGCGGGCGAAGTCCACGGTCTTGTCGGAGAGAACGGCGCCGGGAAATCCACCCTCATGGCGGTGGCATCGGGCGCGCTCGTCGCTGAAAGCGGACGCGTCGTCATCGATGGCACTCAAACCCAAGGCGATACCGAACAGGCGCGCCGCCTGGGGCTGGCGATCGTTCGACAAGAGCCGGCGCTCATGCCCGACCTGACTGTCGCCGAAAATCTCTATCTCGGCGTGCCGTCCGAGCAACGCCCGTCTTTGATGAGCACGAGCGAATGGGCTCAACAGCGGCTTCGTCAATGGAGCGAGAACGTTGCGATCGACGCGAACGAACGAGTCTCGAGCTTGACCCCGGAGCAGCGCTTCATCGTCGAGATCGTGAAAGCGCTCGCGGCCAAACCGAAAGTCCTGGTTCTCGACGAGCCCACCGAGCATCTGCTCGCGGAAGACGTCGAGCGTCTTTTTGAGCGCATTCGCGGCGTCACCGCCTCGGGCTGCTCGGTCGTCTATATCTCGCACCGGATTCGCGAAGTGCAAAAAATCGCCAACCGCATTACGGTACTTCGCGACGGACAAGGACAGGGCACCTACGACGCCGAGGGACTCAGCGAGCAGCAAATCGTCGAGCTCATCGTCGGCGGAGCGCTCGATCGCGAGTTTCCCGCCAAGGCCGGAAATGGCTCTGCTAATACCGTTCTCGATGTCGCCTCGCTGAGCGGCGCCGGCTTCACCGATGTGTCGGTGCGGATCAAGAAGGGCGAAATCGTGGGGCTGGCCGGGATAGACGGCAACGGGCAGCGCGAGTTCATGTCTGCCCTTGCTGGCCTGATTCGAAGCCGCGGCACCGTCAGCGTGAACGGAAATCCGGTGAACCTCCGGGATTCCCAGGCGGCCGCGGCGTCAGGCATCCGCTTGCTCCCGGGAGACCGCCACCGGGCAGGCATCTTCGGCGAGTTGTCCGTACGCGAAAACTTCTCGATCCGCAGTCTTCCGTTCGACTCGCTCAAGGGCTGGATCAACCAAAGAGGCGAAACAAGACGAGCCCGGGAGGCGGTGACGGATTTCGCGGTCAAGACGCCGTCAGTCGAGACGCCGATCCGCTCGCTGTCGGGCGGCAATCAACAAAAGGTCGTGCTGGCGAGCGTCCTCGCCAGCCAACCCAAGGTGTTGCTCGTCGACGAACCGACGCAGGGCGTGGATATCGGCGCCCGGATGGAAATCTACAAAGTGCTCCGCCAGGCCGCCGCAGCCGGCACCGCTGTCATCGTCGTCTCGTCTGACGCGCTTGAAGTGGCCGGCTTGTGCGACCGCGTGCTGATTTTCTCGCGCGGACACATCGTCAAGGAGTTGCGAGACGGCGCGGTCAGCGAGAACAACATCACTTCCGCGGTGCTCACGGCGACCACTGAGCGGGTAAGAGGTACAGCAAGCATCCCGGCTTTCTGGAAGTGGGCATCCGGAGACTGGGCCCCCCTCGCCATGCTCGCGTTGGCGATTTGCGCGCTCGGGTTGTATGCGGCGCATATGAACGAGGCCTACCTGTCCGCACGTAACTTGAGCGGCATGCTGGCGCTCGTGGCGACGTTGGCCATCGTCTCATACGGGCAGCAGGCGCTGATGCTTGTCGGCGGCATCGACCTGTCGGTCGGTCCCCTGATGGGCTTGATGGTCGTCATCCAGTCGTTCTTCCTGAACGACGGTTCCGCGTTGAGTCATCAACTGACGGGATGGGCCATTGCTTGCCTGGTCGCGATAGCGGTCGGGCTCGTGAACTGGGTCCTGGTCTGCCCCTTCCGGCTCCATCCCATGGTTGCGACGCTGGCCACCTATATGGCGTTGCAGGCGATCTCCCTGATACTGCGTCCGGTTCCCGGCGGCATCATCGCGGACTCGCTGCTCGACACCATCGGCACGCAGATCGGATTTGTGCCGGTCATCGCGATCGGTGCTGCCGGTCTGGCACTCGTACTCGAGTTTGCGCTGTTCAAGACACGGACCGGCCTCGTGTTTCGGGGCGTCGGCTCGCGGCTCGAAGCAGCCCGCATGGCCGGCGTTCGCACGCAGCTGACGTTGCTGGCGGCGTATGTCGGCTGTTCGCTGCTTGCGGCCGTCGCGGCGGTTCCGATGATGGCGCAGGTCGGCTCGGGCGACCCGAACGCCGGCATCAACTACACGCTGGCGAGCATCGCTGCGGTCGTCATCGGTGGGGCAAGCCTGTTCGGCGGACGCGGCTCCTTCGTCGGCTCGCTCCTCGGTGCGCTGCTGATCATTCAGGTAAACGTGGTCACTTCGTTTCTCGACATCGGAGATTCATGGCAGTCCTATTTGTTGGGCGGGATGATCCTTGTGTCCGTCGCCCTCTATTCGAAGAGTCGAGAAATGGCGGTGGCGAAATGA
- a CDS encoding FAD-binding protein — MSTTATEHWDHEVDVVIMGAGAAGMTAAIVSKNEGLEPLVLEKTDQVGGTSAWSVGMMWFVDSTPMQAAGFKDSFETARQYFAATVGSSVGRSLQEAYITQGRAALDYLLQHSELEVMAVHYPDYSPELPGGMFGRAHAPLEFDGRKLGTHFKDLRAPLPAFAPFGGMMLDLPDLLHFLSVTRSVRSFVHVMKRFARYGVDRLSHHRGTRLVGGNALIARLYKTLLDRNVDVWLRSSATKLIMEGGKVVGAEVVRDGRTLRVRARRGVVIATGGYPGNPEMRREHSRKPTVDLTLGLTSNVGEGIRLGLSAGGRLDHNAGDTGYYVPMSVYTDEAGRTTQWGHFMLDRPKPGFIAVGKDGKRFTNEAASYHAFTLGMFEAGAIPAFLIADAAAVKKYGIGVILPGSRSLARYEKAGYLFSGWTLGELAQKIGVDPSGLERSVERNNRFAVSGVDEDFGKGSSAYNVYKGDPAHSPNACIGPIERGPFYAVKLMPGDFGTSRGLVTSPVGEVLDQEDRPIPGLYACGNDMNSPVGGRYIGAGITLGPALTFGYLAAMALVETGLAQRLGHQPAPSPSSTQKVGLA, encoded by the coding sequence ATGAGCACCACTGCGACGGAACACTGGGACCACGAGGTCGACGTCGTCATCATGGGCGCGGGCGCGGCCGGCATGACGGCTGCAATCGTTTCGAAGAACGAAGGACTTGAGCCGCTTGTGCTCGAGAAGACCGATCAGGTTGGCGGGACCAGCGCGTGGTCCGTGGGCATGATGTGGTTCGTCGACAGCACGCCTATGCAGGCCGCAGGGTTCAAGGACTCGTTCGAGACGGCGCGGCAGTACTTTGCCGCGACGGTGGGCTCCAGTGTCGGGCGATCGTTGCAGGAGGCGTACATCACTCAGGGCCGTGCCGCGCTCGACTATTTGCTGCAGCATTCGGAGCTTGAGGTGATGGCGGTTCACTATCCGGATTACAGCCCCGAGCTGCCCGGCGGCATGTTTGGCCGCGCCCATGCGCCGCTGGAATTCGACGGGCGCAAGCTGGGCACACATTTCAAGGACCTGCGCGCCCCGCTTCCGGCGTTCGCGCCGTTCGGCGGGATGATGCTTGATCTTCCCGATCTGCTTCATTTTCTGTCCGTCACGAGGTCTGTGCGGTCGTTTGTTCACGTGATGAAGCGCTTTGCGCGCTATGGCGTCGATCGGCTGAGCCATCATCGCGGTACGCGGCTCGTCGGCGGGAATGCGCTCATTGCGCGCTTGTATAAGACCCTACTCGATCGGAATGTCGACGTGTGGCTGCGTTCGTCCGCGACCAAGCTGATCATGGAGGGCGGCAAGGTCGTGGGCGCGGAAGTGGTTCGAGACGGCCGCACCCTCCGCGTTCGCGCACGACGCGGCGTGGTGATCGCGACCGGGGGCTACCCCGGTAACCCTGAGATGCGCCGTGAGCACTCGCGCAAGCCGACGGTTGACCTCACGCTCGGGTTGACGAGCAATGTCGGTGAAGGCATCCGACTTGGTTTGTCGGCTGGCGGGCGGCTTGATCACAACGCCGGGGACACGGGGTACTACGTGCCGATGTCGGTCTATACGGACGAAGCAGGCCGCACGACGCAGTGGGGACACTTCATGCTCGATCGGCCTAAACCTGGATTTATTGCGGTCGGCAAGGATGGGAAGCGGTTTACCAATGAGGCGGCTTCGTATCATGCGTTCACGCTCGGCATGTTCGAGGCGGGGGCGATTCCGGCATTTCTGATCGCGGATGCGGCGGCGGTGAAGAAGTATGGGATTGGGGTGATCTTGCCTGGTAGCCGGTCGCTCGCGCGATATGAGAAGGCGGGGTATCTGTTCAGCGGCTGGACGCTGGGTGAGCTTGCGCAAAAGATTGGCGTCGATCCGAGCGGGCTCGAACGCAGCGTTGAGCGCAATAACCGGTTTGCGGTGAGTGGCGTTGATGAGGATTTTGGCAAGGGTTCCTCAGCTTACAACGTCTATAAGGGCGACCCTGCGCACTCGCCGAATGCCTGCATCGGGCCTATCGAGCGCGGTCCTTTCTACGCCGTCAAGCTCATGCCTGGGGACTTTGGAACCAGTCGGGGGCTTGTTACGAGCCCGGTCGGCGAAGTTTTGGACCAAGAAGACCGGCCGATTCCGGGGCTGTACGCGTGCGGCAACGATATGAATTCGCCGGTGGGCGGACGATATATCGGCGCGGGGATCACGCTCGGGCCTGCGCTGACGTTCGGATATCTGGCGGCGATGGCGCTGGTGGAAACGGGGCTAGCGCAGAGGCTCGGCCACCAACCGGCGCCCTCGCCTTCCTCTACTCAGAAAGTGGGGCTTGCTTGA
- a CDS encoding MarR family winged helix-turn-helix transcriptional regulator, protein MAKSNSTAAKATKEVRELPGESAAHPMSELFDDRGRTVPWMARTVHRLYDAQAQKILDKEDLAIAYWYYLRVLAERGELNQLELSKRVGIASTTAVPALDNLEKRGLVQRVRDPKDRRKYYVQLKDEGKRLVDDMLPEITDMISSSLDGITQRDMRVFWKVMHQIEKNLGQMSQDDTVED, encoded by the coding sequence ATGGCTAAGTCGAACTCCACTGCAGCCAAGGCCACGAAGGAGGTTCGGGAGCTGCCTGGCGAGTCAGCCGCGCATCCAATGTCCGAGCTATTCGATGACCGTGGCAGGACCGTTCCGTGGATGGCGCGAACGGTGCACCGCCTCTATGACGCCCAGGCGCAGAAAATTCTCGATAAGGAAGACCTCGCCATCGCGTACTGGTACTACCTTCGCGTTCTGGCCGAGCGCGGCGAGTTGAATCAGCTCGAATTGAGCAAGCGCGTGGGGATTGCCTCGACCACCGCGGTTCCGGCGCTCGACAACCTGGAAAAGCGCGGACTCGTGCAACGCGTTCGAGATCCAAAAGACAGACGAAAGTACTATGTCCAGCTCAAGGACGAGGGCAAGCGTCTCGTCGACGACATGCTGCCCGAGATCACGGACATGATTTCGTCGTCGCTCGACGGGATCACCCAGCGGGACATGCGCGTTTTCTGGAAGGTCATGCACCAGATCGAGAAGAACCTGGGTCAGATGTCCCAGGACGATACGGTCGAGGACTGA